A stretch of DNA from Sebastes fasciatus isolate fSebFas1 chromosome 16, fSebFas1.pri, whole genome shotgun sequence:
GGGGCCTGGTTCTTGTTCTTGTTGGGTGGGGAAGGGGGGGTGTTGGGCTTAGAACAGAGCAATGTTAGCCAGATTAACcatagcagcaacagcagcaacggCAGAAGTCCTCTGAAAGCAGTGCTGGACACGTGCAGCAGGTTACTTCTTCCTGTTGTGTTGCCTCCTCGCCTGCAGCCTCTGGCGAGCTCCAGATGGCTTCGATCCGGCTCCGATGGAAAAGGAGGGAGTCGCTGGAGACCCTGATGGTACAAAACACATACACAACGTGTCACTTCTAAGGATTAGAGCTGCCCTCGACCAACTCATACAACTTTGTTGACTAATTGATGGTTGATTTAATGGACAGATCTGTAACGGCTTGTCCACACCAGGAACATCAGGAGCGCTGCAGgtggctgcgttacctgttgtcttttatttcggtgtccatgttaacaggttagagcagccacacagctcACATGAGATACCTTTTACCTGTGCACTGCTGTGTAAAGACACTCGCAGCATGGCCTGAAAAGTTGCAGTTGCATTAACGACCTACCAAAAGGAACAGCGCTGAAGCCTTGGACTGGAGTTCCAGGACTTCCAAAGGGAATTGGACCtgcagcggcagcagcactCTGGCCGAAGGATGGGGTCGACGTCCctgcagagaaaagcagcacacaACTTGATTAAACCAAACACACAACCGGCTGCTTTACTGGGAAACCTGGACTATTGACAACAATTAGAGTGTTggtaggggaaaaaaaggaggatTTGTTGATCTGCAAATGCCATAGTCAAGTTTGATTAATTCTGAAAGCCAAAATTCAGTTTCTAACTCATATCACTAACTGggtttaaaatataaacaagatTAAAATAAACCTTACCAAAAGCTGGTTTGTCAGTAGCAGCAGCCCCAAAGTTGAAGCTTCCCATCTGCGGTGCAGGATTATTGGGGACTGGTgttccaaactgggggcacggcataccagcagcagcaccaaagTTAAATCCACTGGGTACTGTCTGAGCGGGGCCGGCGGGAACCTGCTGAGGAGCAGCACCGCCAAAATTGAAGCCGGCTGAGGAGGCGCTCTGAGTCTGGGTTGCTGCACCGAAGTTGGGTGCGGCCGAGGGAGCGGTGGTGCCACCGAAAGCAAAACCAGTGGAGCTGGCTCCAAATGCTGGTTTGGCTTGGGTGCCAAAGCTGGTTGCTGTGGTGACAACAGCTGAGCCAAAAGGGAAGGGGGGTGGGGCGGTGTTAGGGGCGGGTGCGGATGATGTTGCCACGCCGCCTCCAAAGGAGAATGGTTttgcggaggaggaggagccaaAAGTTGGTGCCGGTGTCGTGGGGGAGCCAAAAGTCATCTGCGCTGCGGGTGCAGCCGAGGAGCCAAAGGTTGACGGCGCTGCCGTTGCTGCTGAGGAGCCAAAGGTTGACTGTGTTGCCAGTGTCGCTGAGGAGCCAAATGTTGTCTGGGCTGCCGTTGCCGCGGAGGAACCAAATGTTGTCTGGGCTGCCGTTGCCGCTGAGGAGCCAAAAGTTGACTGCGTTGCCGTTGCCACTGAGGAGCCAAAGGTTGACGGCGTTGCCGTTGCCACTGAGGAGCCAAAGGTTGTCTGGACTGCCGGTGCCGCTGAGGAGCCAAAGGTTGTCTGGACTGCCGGTGCCGCTGAGGAGCCAAAGGTTGTCTGGACTGCCGGTGCCGCCGAGGAGCCAAAGGTTGTCTGGGCTGCCGGTGCCGCCGAGGAGCCAAAGGTTGTCTGGGCTGCCGGTGCCGACGAAGAGCCAAAGGTTGTCTGCACCGCCAGTGCCGCTGAGGAGCCAAAGGTCGTCTGCGCTGCCGGTGCTTGAAACGACGACTTTCCAAAGGCGAAGGTGGACTGCGTggtggctgcagcagcagcagtagtggggGCTGCGTTGGTCATGGAAAAACCTCCAAATGAAGCAGTGGTTGTGTTCTGGCTGGGTGCTGCCTGGCCAAAGGCGAATGCCTTCTGGTTGGCTGCTTGAGGGTCTGGCTGCATGGCACCAAACATGAAGCCGCTGTTGCTGGTtgtggtagcagcagcagcagcggcggtgGTAGTGGTGGGAGCAGTTCCAAACTGAAATGTGCTCCCGGTATTAGGGGCCTGCATTGAGGCTGAGCTGGTACTGGTTGTGGATGGTGTAGACCAGTTTCCAAAGAGGGATTTCACAGCTGGCGATGCTGCGGGCTGTGTGGTGGAGCCGGTGGAGGCCATGCATGTGGGCGTGTTGGTCAAGCCAGGGAAAAGAGATGGTGTAACGGTGGTGCTGCTTGTTGATCCAAACATTGAGGATGTACTACTTGAAGAAATGGTAGAAGCTGGGTTGCTCGTTGTGTACGGTGGAGGCTGTCCAAAGCCAGCACCTGTGGTGGCAGCTCCAAAGATGGGTTGGAAATTTTGGACAGGTTTGCTCTCCGGGGCTGATGATGTAGCTGCGGCagaggtgggggtggtggtgAGGGAGAAAATGGGTTTGAACCCTGAAGCCAGAGGGTTGGTATTAACGACTGACGCCATGCTGCTAGCTGGAGCAGGCGCAGCAGTAGTGAACAAGCTGGCGGCTGAGGAAGCAGCGGGGGCGCCGATCTGACTCGCCAATCCAAACAGGCCGCTTCCTGTAACAGGCGGAGTGCCGCTGGAGGCCCTGGAGACCTGACCCAGCACCTGAGTGAAGGCAGAGGGCTGATCCACACCTGCAGAGGAGGACTGAGACTGGGAGGCAGGAGGGAGCTGTGGGGTGAGCGCTGGAGTCGCGATCTTCAGGATTAAGCCACTGGGTTGTACCGGCGTGGCTGATGCAGAAACTACaggcacaaaacaaacaaacaggatgtGGATGATCAATACATGTCATGATATATATATGGAACCAAGTGAATATGGGTCAAGCTTTATCTTTAGGTTAGAAAAACCTTAAAGCATCGCGAATCAATATTAagatttattacacggctttacAGTTCAACGATCGTACCTGTCGTTGTGTTGGCAGCAGATGTGGAGCTAGCAGGAATGATGATCTTCATTTTCAGAGCCTCCAGCAGCGGGTTGGAGGCCACAGGCGCCGTGCTGACGCTGATGCCTGGACTGGGATCCAGGTTGATGACTGGGATGGCAGAGCTGGAGGCTACTGTGGGCAGAGGAGCTGCCAGAAGGCTGCTCagggtggtggcggtggtggagCTAGTAGAGATGGCTAGCTGGGTGGAAGTGGTGGCCGGGGGAGAGATGGACTTCTCTGGCTCCGGAGCTAAACAAGGACAAAATCAACAGGGAGGTCAGACAGGCAGCCACACGAGTCTAGTCAAGTTTAACGGTCCTAAAAAAGAGAAATCACTTTAACATCATCTCTGAAAAAGATAATATGATAAAAGTTTAATAATTACAATGATAAAACCCTAAAACATGTCGTAAATTAGTAGTGTTTATTGGCTATCAACCTTGCGTTTACATGTATATTAtcgataaaaaaaacagacttgaaGCCCttgagacgcagctgagacgctgTAGACAGCTGCATATATTAAAATGAAAGCGTCAGACGTACGAGTGAAAAACGTGGCCGATACGCTTGCGGTCTACACGGGGTAACAGTGCAACCTGACTCACACAGTGTAGAAGTTAAAGAAGAAGAGTTAAATGGTGTATTCGTGTGGCTGCTTCCACTCACCAGGCGTCTCCAGGACCTTCTGGATCTTGCTGAGCGCAGCCTTTTTCTCTTCATCCAGGTCTTTCGCAGTGATGGTGTAGCCCAGCTCTGGAGGCGGGGGCTGCAAATAAGCGAGCACCGGGAGTTAAGTAGAGAAATCTAGGTCACCGTCACACATGACTATATAAAGCATGAAGTCTGACAATGTGGCACTCCTTACCAGAGAGATCTGATCGTCCCGGTGGCTGGACACCAGCTGGATCTTACGCTTTCTCTTCCCACCGCTACCAGTAGAGTCTGTGGAGGTAGGGACTGGGATCTTGAGGACTGGAGTCTGCTTGGCTGCAACATCATCAAATAAAAAAGGACAATGAAACTAAATCCAACTAAAAGACGCAACACAGTGTCTACTTCTATATAACAAACTCACAGTTTTTgggtagggatgcactgatccgacATTGTTAAGTAGATCTAGTATCGCCACGGTATGAAGTAATTCATTCGCCAAAGTTAGGCGAgggaaaaaccggcatggccattttcagtttcccttgacctctgaccaaaATGATCCAAAGAGTTCCACGTAGAgattttaaatgtgtgaaaagGAGACCATCAGTAAACCCCCGTGAGTgcagatcagtgcatccctagctgTTGGTACCCCGTTGAACTCGTAGGAGACAAAGTGTGACCAACAGCGTATACATCCGACAAACCATTTATGTAACGCAATGCTTGATGTGCATCTTATGTCAACAGCTTAACACGGGGATACTGCAGTTAATCTGGTTTAGAGTAGAGGAGTCTCGCACAGGTTAACTCCATGTTGGAAAATgtgatacaaaaatgtgtctaGAATGgatgaatatatataaaactgaCTTTGTGTGATAGGAAATGACTTCAGTAGCCTCTAATTGTCACTGGGTAAAGCAGCTTTAACTATTAATTAATATGTTCTGTCAATATTTGCATAatctgctgcacagagctgcaCTTCTGAGCGTGAGGAAGTCCTTTGTTTACAACACAAGACTGGAGATCAATGGGACTTACAAGTAGCAGGTGCCTTGTCGGAGGCCGTGTGGTCCGACCTCACTGAGGAAGCTGAGCTGGGAGAAAGCCCGTCGTCCTCTCTGGTAACGAAACCAAAAGTTATAAACTGTGATATTAGATTAAATGTGGATGACTAGCAGGGAACCAAGCAGAGACATACCTGGGTCTTTTGGAGACTCCCTCTGGAGTCTGACAGCGAGATGATCCGGGGCTGGACAGAGGGGAGCTGGGTGCTGACCGCTTCTTCCACTGTGACGGGAAACATGGAGATAAAGCTCAACAACTGCACTTTATCTCTGCAGAGCCATGTGTAGTTTAACGCAGCAGGTTAAGTCTTACCTGGCTGAGGCCTAGTGTAGAGCTGTAGGAGCTCTGGATAGGGTTTCTCATGGTGCCTGGGGTTCCTCTCGGGGCATGGACCCCACTACCGGAGCTGATGGAGGAGCAGCGAGACCTCTTCATGATCGAATCCTCCGCCAGTGAGGTCATCCCTCTTTTCAGGGTTCCTGGCctggaggaaggaaaggaaagcatTTAGACAGCCACACTATACGTCACAGAGTGTCAGTAAAACTCAAACATGACAAGATTGGACAGTTTGTCGCCACTTGAGAAAAGTTGAACTCACTTAGGGACCAGCTGTGACGGCGTCCCGTTGGGCAGAAGAGGCTCAAAAGCAGAGTGTGCACTTCCACCGCTGTCGTTACGCCTTAGGGAATGAAAATTACAAACATGCATCACACTTCAACTGACTGAATGTGCATAACAGGTACCGAATAGCACTTAGTTGAGCCTAACTGTAGCCTAAAGTTACTTATACTGTTAGAAGGTAATCAGTGCCAGTGGAGAAGCTTGCAAGCACCAGAGTCTCCTTTCAGCTTCGTACCTTCTTTTGCTTTTCTGCTCAGTTGTGAAGCTtctgtcctcttcctccactTCTCTCTTGCGGCTTTCCTTCAACACCTTGAGGACACTTTCTCTGGAGCAGGGGTCCACCGGGGCCCTGGGGAGCCCTGCACAACTCAGATGGTCcaaactaaaaaacaacaaccggTGACAAAAACAAAGCTCCTGTCAGTGTTAACATTCAAACAGCAAGGCCACAGCAGAGCACAACAACACCACTATCTGTGTATCAAACGTTAGCTAGTCTAGTATGACGGCAGACTAAGTGTTGGACGTGAACGTAGAGACCTGGGGGAGCTGTGGTGGTCGGGCCGCGCGATCTTCACCGTGACGGGGCTGAGGACAGTCTGGGAGTTGCGGGGACTGAGGATGTTTTTCTTCCTGAAGCCATCCCAGTTGACAGGAGGCAGGACTCCCACTGATGAGACGCCCGGCTGCTGCAGGGGATAGTGACGCTGGGGGGTGATGGTGAATCTGCTCCCTGAGCCCGGCGGCTCcctgaggaggaaaaaaacaatataatgcAAGAGTAGATACATGCTACCTGCATTCACTTACCAATATACAACCAACATGTATACACTTTTCATACAGAGCCTAATTTGTGACTTCAACCTTTATCAAGACAGACAGGTaataaagattagaaaataggTACTTAAACTAGAAAATGTAATCacatcaacaaacaaacatacttTACTCCTGTGGCTTCATGGTATAATAATCCTCTGAGGCTGCTGTTGTTGGAGAAAAATACCTTGGGAGTCATACAAACATGCACAGCCAACAATTTCAACCTATTTTAGGAGTTAATAATCAACATTAAAACTTACGTCTTTGAAAAAATCTTTATCATCACACTCAAATAACCAAACATATATTTAGTAGGTGTTTCTTGATTGATATTCAACAGAAACACTTCTggaaaatataattatattgtCAATTTGTGAGCCATTATAATGAGTGGAAACTTGGCTTCTACTTGATATAAAAGATGAAATACATCAACATGCCTCATATGTTTGGTTTGCTCCATTAACAGCATTGTAATGTATTCATAAAATACAACACACTTTTACAAGGATAGCCCAATAAATTCATGGATTTATTTGAAGCAAACATAAGAGGCATGTTGATGTAATTCATATCAACCAGAAGCCAAGTTTCCACTCATTATAATGGTTCACAAATTGACAATATTGGTGTATTTTCCAGATATAAAATCCATGAATTTATTGGTCAATCCCTGTAAAAGTGTTTTGgtattgttgtattttataaatatattacaatGTTGTTAATGGATCAAACCAAACATAAGAGGCATGTTGATGTATTTCATCTTTTATATCAACTAGAAGTCAAGTTTCCACTCATAATGGTTGACAAATTGACAATATTGGTGTATTTTCCAGAAATGTCTCTATCTCTATTAAATATCCATAAAAAAACAGCTACTAAATCTATGTTTGGTTATTTGAGTGTGATGATAAAGATTTTTTCAAAGACTTGGGAGTTAATAATCAACATTAAAacttacaatatgttgaaattGTTGGCTGTGCATGTTTGTATGACTCCCAAGGTATGTTTCTCCAACAACAGCAGCCTCAGAGGATTATTATACCATGAAGCCACAGGAGTAaagtattgtttgtttgttgatgtGATTACATTTTAAGTACCGATTTTCTAATCTTTCTTGAATACCTGTCTCAGTCTTGATAAAGGTTGGGACTATGTCAACACCAAGGAAAACGATGGGTGGAAATAAATCCATGAATGTATTGGGCTATCCTTGTAAaagtgtgttgttgtattttataaatatattacaatGTTGTTAATGGAGCAAACCAAACATAATTTCCCACTCATTATAATGGTTCATAAATTAACAATAATGCTATATTTTCCAGaaatgtctctgtctctatcaAATATCCATTAAAAAAGTGTGTTATTGTTGctgtattttataaatatattacaatGTTGTTAATGGAGCAAACCAAACATATGAGGCGTGTTGATGTATTTCATGTTTCATATAAACTAAAAGTCAAGTTTCCACTCATTATACTGGCTCACAAATTGAcaatattgttatattttccAGAAAGGTCTCTGTCTCTATTGACTATCACTCATTTGAGTGTGCTGATAAAGACTTATGAGTTAATAATTAACATTAAAACCCGCCAAACCACCTCCTCCTGATGGTACCGGCAGCGTGGCTTAGTGGTGCTCTTACCCGGTGAAGGAGAGCCTCCTGTTGGGTGTGTAGGCAGCGTGGTGTAGTGATCTTACCCGGTGAAGGAGAGCCTCCTGTTGGGTGTGTAGACAGCGTGGTTGGGTCTGGAGAGTCTCTCCCGCAGCAGCTCCCGGGTGTTCCTGCCGGCTCTCGGCCTCATCTCTCCGGCCGGTGGACTCTCCGGTCTCCCGATGTAACTCCCCATGAGCAGATCTCTGGGGCTGAACAGGAACGAGTCACTCTGTAACGTCTCCCTCCGGTAAACCCCCGGTTCTCTGAGATAAACCCCCGGTTCTCTGAAGCTCCTGTAGCCGCCTTTCACTCTCCCTCCAGGGGACTCCGCCACCGACACGCCGGTCACCCTCCAACCCGACAACCAGCGCCGGAGCGCGGCAGGGACGTTCACGCGAGCCCGGGGATCGAGGAGGCCTAGCCTGGCGGGAAGCAGCGGTTCTGCTCCGCTGTGATAGTAACACACGATACAACACCCCGCGAGGATCAACGACAAGCAGAGGAAAGTAGGGATGTAGTAATAAAGAGCGAGGCCAGCGACGCAGAGAACAGAGAGCAGCGCTAACCGTCTCTCTCTAGGTGACATGGCGGCAGCGCGCCGCCGCAGGACTCCATATCCCATCATGCAACTCTGACCACGCTGTTCCGTGGGTTGATGACGCAGCAGCGCCGACTTCCGGTCTGGAGGtcacatagttttttttaaatgtatttattatttctttctttctttctttctttctttctttctttctctatttctttctttctttctttctttctttctttctttctttcttttctttctttctttctttctttctttctctatttctttctttctttctttctctatttctttctttctttctttctttctttctctatttctttctttctttctttctctatttctttctttctttcttctttctttctttcttctttctttctttctttctttctttctttctttcttcattcttttttgaaaaatgttggaaaaaaaagtctaaacaatgtctgaaaaaggtaaaaaaaaatatttttaaaaacaaaagtttgaaaaaaaagtctaaaaaacaaagtttgaaaaatgtatgaaaaaaaagtttgaaaaaaaatccgtaataaaaaaagtctgaaaaaaaaaaaaattgaaaaatgttggaaaaaaagtctgaaaaaaaagtttgaaaaatgttggaaaaaaaagtatgaaaacatttctttaaaagaaaagtctgaaaaaagactgaaaaatgtctgagaacatttttgaaaaaaaaagtttgaaaaatgttggaaaaaaaatccgtaataaaaaaagtctgaaaaaaaataaattgaaaaatgttggaaaaaaagtctgaaaaaaaagtttgaaaaatgttggaaaaaaaagtatgaaaacatttctttaaaagaaaagtctgaaaaaagactgaaaaatgtctgagaacatttttgaaaaaaaaagttggaaaaatgttggaaaaaaaatccgtaataaaaaaagtctgaaaattttttttttttaaaatgttggaaaaaaagtctgaaaaaaaagtttgaaaaatgttggaaaaaaaagtatgaaaacatttctttaaaagaaaagtctgaaaaaagactgaaaaatgtctgagaacatttttgaaaaaaaaagtttgaaaaatgttggaaaaaaaatccttaataaaaaaagtctgaaaaaaaaaaatttaaaaatgttggaaaaaaagtctgaaaaaaaagtttgaaaaatgttggaaaaaaaagtatgaaaacatttctttaaaagaaaagtctgaaaaaagactgaaaaatgtctgagaacatttttgaaaaaaaagtttgaaaaatgttgggaaaaaaagtctaaacaatgtctgaaaaaggtaaaaaaaaaaaaaaaaaaaagtctgaaaaatgttggaaaaaaagtctgaaaaaataatgtctgaaaaaaaagtctgaaaaaaaaagtttgaaaaatgttggaaaaaaaaaaaaaaaaaaagtctgaaaaatgtctgaaaacatttttgaaaaattttggaaaaaaagtatgaaaaaaaatccGTAATAAAAAACGtctaaaatttttttttaaaaatgttggaaaaaaaagtatgaaaaaatgtccttaaaagaaaagtctgaaaaaagactgaaaaatgtctgagaacatttttgaaaaaaaaagtttgaaaaatgttggaaaaaaagtctaaacaatgtctgaaaaaggtaaaaaaaaaaagaaaaaatgtctgaaaacatttttgaaaaatgttggaaaaaaagtctgaaaaacaaagtttgaaaaatgttgggaaaaaaagtatgaaaaaatgtccgtaataaaaaaagtatgaaaaacgTCTGGAAACAAAAgcttgaaaaatgttggaaaaagaagtctgacatttttttttttaaatgttggaaaaaaaaaagtatgaaaaaaatgtccgtaaaaacaAATtcggaaaaaagtctgaaaaaagtctgaaaacatttttgaaaaatgttggaaaaaaaggtctaaacaatgtctgaaacaggtaaaaaaaaattaataaagtaataatcATTCAATAATGAGTGGGACTATTTTGCTTCATAAGGAGTACTTgaacttttgatactttaagtgtaTTTTGCTGATGGTACGACTACGACAACCACAGTTCCATTCGCTGAATGAAGACCATTTTGAACCCTCTGGGAGTTGAAAGGTCCAGAAAAAGCCAGTAAGTAAGTGAGTTAAGAATATTTTTTCAACAGCCCAGAAATGACCACAGACAACTGGCTTCAGCAGgatgtttattttaattaaacacaacataaaacatGTCATAATGTAACATGgattataataaaaacattattattattatacacacAACAGaacaacataaattatagcagcCCTGAGATCAATATTCATGAAGTATGGTTGTTATAATTTGAAAGTATGGTTGTTACAAGAAGCGTTTATTTAGCCTTAGTTTTCTAAAACACAACCTCTCGTTCCTTTGATGTCTTTTGCGCTGAGTCCGGACATTTGGACCTCAAAGGTTTTGTCAAACGCGCTGCAGTCCACACGAAACGCCCCTTTCTCCAGAGAAATACACGACTCAAATCGGTGTCCCCAGAGGACCTCGTCCTCGGTGTAGGACGTCCTCGCCTGGCACGTCATACctgcaacacaacacagcagATCAGAGGAGTCGGCTAAAAGTCACTGTACTGGAAAAAGACCTGACAAATACATTCGGAACAGCATCAGAGGGTCGGACTCGGCATTTCTGGCCTTCCATCCAGACTTGGCCAACATTTTAAGGGACCGTGTGTAAGATTTAGTgatatctagtggtgtggttgcagattgcaaccaactgagcacctctctgctcactcctcccttcccaacactgtggtaacgccgttcgcctcactcagagatCATCCTTgctataataacactactttaggagcagcaGAAGTCGGACAGACACACTGCTCCGTTAACTGTTTCGACAACTCTTTCTTTCAGGAAAGAAAAGGATCTGAAAATGTAGCACAACTTAAAAACACTTCTACCAACCCGATGCTTCCACGATGCCCTCCAGGATGACGATGATCTCAAAGCTCTCCCTCTTCAAACGCTCGGAGCCGACCTCCCAGAAGGGGCTGCTCTTGTTGATGACGTGGGTGATGGTCTGCGGTTCCACCAGGAGCAGCCTGTCTCCGCCGGTGTCGTAGCCAAGATTGATCTCCGACTGCTCCAGCGGGATGAACTCGCCCTCCTTGGTCTGCCTGGATTTGATGAGCTTGGCTCGGATCTTGGCGTCCACCATGTGGCTCGCTCTCAGGTCGCCGATGCGGAAGAGCATGCACAGCTTCTCGTCGCGCTCGCATATGACGCAGTGCTTGCTGAAGATCAGCGTCTGGGCTCTCTGCTGCGGCCGGGAGATCTTGACGAACATGCAGCCCACCATCAGAGCGTCGATGATGGAGCCGAGGATGGACTGGACCATCAGGAGCACCGTGCCCTCTGAGCAGTTGGCGGTCACCATCCTGGAACCGTACCCGATGGTCCTCTGGCTCTCTAACGACAGCAGCAGGGCCGACAGGAAACTGTCCACATTTTGGTAGCACGCCTTCCACTGTGGGTCGTGAACGTGTGCGATGTCGTCACGCAACCAGGCACCGAAGAGGTAGATCACACCGAAGGCCACCCATGTGAGAATGTAGCACATAGTGAAGACGAGGAGGAACCAGCAGAACTTGAGGTCCACTATTGTGGTGAAAATATCGGAGATAAAGCGACTCTTGTCCGCAATCGGTCCCAGATTGACCTGGCACTTGCCGTCCTTGGTGATGTAACGCTGCCGCTGATTGCTGGCGGCGACGTGCGACGAGTGCTCGTCTCCCAGCAGCTTGCAGCGCTTCTTGTGACTCTTTGCGCCGTTCAGCTTCTCGATCGCAGAGACGggaatgttgttgttgctggcGATGGAGCCTCTCGATTGCCACCTGGAGCTGAAACGCATGAGGCCTTTGCTGCGATGCGCACGCTGAGGCTTTTGCGCCTCCTCTAGAGGAGCTGATTGGACAGTGTGCGGTTGCGGCGGTTCTCGCTCAGCCAAAGTCAGAGCGTGAGAGGACGGGCTGCAGGGGCTCTGGGAGGGAGAGGCCTCCTGGGATGGCGGGAGTGACGAGCACTTAGCGTAGTTCAAGTTGTGGATGAGAGAGGATCTTTCTGTGGTCATCATGGCTGCAACAGTGGATTTAGCTGTAGCCTGAAAGGAAGGAGAACAATACGTTATACTAAGTGACatattatggatatttcatattatatttaatgcataacaataacagtacagaagaactgacaaactgtacaattaacctaAAATAGCGAACCCAAGAATTGCAGGAAGTTTGTGCATAACGagcaatttggatgaattttcagcagattatttcctgtgaatattgcatcagagatgggTTTCCTCGagttttaggaacttttaatgcaaattttccgtctgtattatgtattttatttttttttagcaatcaAAACTTGATCCACGAGAGTCTGCACGGCCAAAGTGATATCACACCATTGGACACGGCTCTACGCGGGTGTTCCAGGTCTTTGCCTtaacttttaatttaatttaatttaatttaatttagtttaattaaattaaattaaattaaattaaattaaattaagtttagttttaatttaatttatttcgaATTGAATTTTTTAAACGTGAGGAGAAACCTCGTCACGATTCCAAGTCAGCTCACGTCCGTGCGACCGTCTTTTTTCAGGctttactctcccccacagaaacactgctcctgaactgcctgaaatgcctcgatgtaagtcccgccttttcttacgtaacgtggtgatgtcaccaagtaacacatttgcataatacctgcctagcggctagtttggaaCGCCCTCAATcagagctagttagagtggagctggagcggagtccgaagagtttgattCGGTTGACCAACTGACCAGTTGAAAAGAGCTTCTGCAACAAAGCTggtgtgagaaaaataaagcgttgttttgaacattaaagcatgtaaacatgttcttgtagaaacccaaaatacacctgaaaataaccacgataggtcctctttaagtaagAAAAGTTATTAGTAAGAAAAGTGGGACATCATATAATACCAGACAGCGGTACCTTGTAGGTGTACGGAGTGTAACGCAGTGATTCAGACTGCGG
This window harbors:
- the pom121 gene encoding nuclear envelope pore membrane protein POM 121, whose protein sequence is MMGYGVLRRRAAAMSPRERRLALLSVLCVAGLALYYYIPTFLCLSLILAGCCIVCYYHSGAEPLLPARLGLLDPRARVNVPAALRRWLSGWRVTGVSVAESPGGRVKGGYRSFREPGVYLREPGVYRRETLQSDSFLFSPRDLLMGSYIGRPESPPAGEMRPRAGRNTRELLRERLSRPNHAVYTPNRRLSFTGEPPGSGSRFTITPQRHYPLQQPGVSSVGVLPPVNWDGFRKKNILSPRNSQTVLSPVTVKIARPDHHSSPSLDHLSCAGLPRAPVDPCSRESVLKVLKESRKREVEEEDRSFTTEQKSKRRRNDSGGSAHSAFEPLLPNGTPSQLVPKPGTLKRGMTSLAEDSIMKRSRCSSISSGSGVHAPRGTPGTMRNPIQSSYSSTLGLSQWKKRSAPSSPLSSPGSSRCQTPEGVSKRPREDDGLSPSSASSVRSDHTASDKAPATSKQTPVLKIPVPTSTDSTGSGGKRKRKIQLVSSHRDDQISLPPPPELGYTITAKDLDEEKKAALSKIQKVLETPAPEPEKSISPPATTSTQLAISTSSTTATTLSSLLAAPLPTVASSSAIPVINLDPSPGISVSTAPVASNPLLEALKMKIIIPASSTSAANTTTVSASATPVQPSGLILKIATPALTPQLPPASQSQSSSAGVDQPSAFTQVLGQVSRASSGTPPVTGSGLFGLASQIGAPAASSAASLFTTAAPAPASSMASVVNTNPLASGFKPIFSLTTTPTSAAATSSAPESKPVQNFQPIFGAATTGAGFGQPPPYTTSNPASTISSSSTSSMFGSTSSTTVTPSLFPGLTNTPTCMASTGSTTQPAASPAVKSLFGNWSTPSTTSTSSASMQAPNTGSTFQFGTAPTTTTAAAAAATTTSNSGFMFGAMQPDPQAANQKAFAFGQAAPSQNTTTASFGGFSMTNAAPTTAAAAATTQSTFAFGKSSFQAPAAQTTFGSSAALAVQTTFGSSSAPAAQTTFGSSAAPAAQTTFGSSAAPAVQTTFGSSAAPAVQTTFGSSAAPAVQTTFGSSVATATPSTFGSSVATATQSTFGSSAATAAQTTFGSSAATAAQTTFGSSATLATQSTFGSSAATAAPSTFGSSAAPAAQMTFGSPTTPAPTFGSSSSAKPFSFGGGVATSSAPAPNTAPPPFPFGSAVVTTATSFGTQAKPAFGASSTGFAFGGTTAPSAAPNFGAATQTQSASSAGFNFGGAAPQQVPAGPAQTVPSGFNFGAAAGMPCPQFGTPVPNNPAPQMGSFNFGAAATDKPAFGTSTPSFGQSAAAAAGPIPFGSPGTPVQGFSAVPFGSPATPSFSIGAGSKPSGARQRLQARRQHNRKK
- the LOC141752328 gene encoding G protein-activated inward rectifier potassium channel 3-like, with product MISTVMCSRETLQNLQSDSPIRTEPRRNTIPPTQTVTAKHLLAYLPRPQSESLRYTPYTYKATAKSTVAAMMTTERSSLIHNLNYAKCSSLPPSQEASPSQSPCSPSSHALTLAEREPPQPHTVQSAPLEEAQKPQRAHRSKGLMRFSSRWQSRGSIASNNNIPVSAIEKLNGAKSHKKRCKLLGDEHSSHVAASNQRQRYITKDGKCQVNLGPIADKSRFISDIFTTIVDLKFCWFLLVFTMCYILTWVAFGVIYLFGAWLRDDIAHVHDPQWKACYQNVDSFLSALLLSLESQRTIGYGSRMVTANCSEGTVLLMVQSILGSIIDALMVGCMFVKISRPQQRAQTLIFSKHCVICERDEKLCMLFRIGDLRASHMVDAKIRAKLIKSRQTKEGEFIPLEQSEINLGYDTGGDRLLLVEPQTITHVINKSSPFWEVGSERLKRESFEIIVILEGIVEASGMTCQARTSYTEDEVLWGHRFESCISLEKGAFRVDCSAFDKTFEVQMSGLSAKDIKGTRGCVLEN